Below is a genomic region from Hyphomicrobium nitrativorans NL23.
CGGATCGACAACGGCGGGCGGCTCGCGCCGGATCAAGATCGCGGCGAGGACCGGCACGACGACGGCGACGGTGACGTAAGTGATCGTCACCGCCATCAGCACCGCGAGACCGAACGTGCGAATGAGCGCGGACGTCGCGAACGCGAACACGACAAGCGAGAGCGCCTGGTTCATGGCCGTCAGCAGGCAGGCCGGGGCCACGTCACGCACCGCGTTGCGGGCTGCTTCAACGCGATCGACGCCCGCGAGGATGTCGCGCCGGATCGCAAATACGAGGTGCATCGAATCCGAAAAGCCGGTGACGAGGATCAGCGGCGTGATCACGTTGATGAACACATTGAGACGGAAATCGAGATGCCCGAGCACGCCGAGCGTCCAGAAAATCGCGATCGCGGGCCCGAGCACGGCGATCAACGTGAGCGAGATGCGACGGAAAAAGAGATAGGCGACGACGATGCCGGCGAGGAAACCCAAGCCGTTATAGATCAGCCGGTCGCGCTCGACGGCATTGCGGATTTCGAGTTGCATCACCGGCGCGCCGGTGAGCCTGGCGGAGAGGCCCGTGCCCGAGAGTTCCCGCTCCACCGTCTCCCGGATGCCGCCGATCACGGTGCGAGCCGAAAGATCCGACACGGCCTTGCGGTCGAGCGCGATCACGATCAGCGCCAGCTCACCGTCAGCGGACAAGAACTTGTCCTTGACGATGTCGTTCTCCTTCAGAGCCGCCATGACGGCGGCATAGCCCGTGGCGTCCGCCGGAAGCTCGTCTGGCACGACGGGGGCGGCATAGCCGTTCTCGTCGGGTGCGGTGCGGGCGGAGAGCATCGAGACGAGACCGCCGACGCCATCGGTGAGTTGCAGTTCGATCACCGCATCACGGAACGCCCGGATGCCGTCCGGTTCGAGCAATCCCTTCCCCTCGACCACGATCAGAACGTCGTACTCGCTCGACGGAAAGCGGCGGTCGATATCCTCATATTGGCGGAACTCGGCCGTATCGGCCCGGAAGAGCTCCGAAAGGCTGTCGTCGACGCGGAGCTTGGTCACGCCGACGAGCGCGAGGCCGGTCAGGACGACGATCAGCGCGAGGACGGCATAAGGCGCTTTGAGCGCCACAAGCCCCAAGCGGTCCAGGCCGAACGAGAGCCAGAAGGATCGGCGCGGGAAGTCGTCGTCAGCCATGCCCGATGCCGGCATTCCCGCCGGCTTCCCTTCGATCCGCCCCCGCCGACGGCAATGCGCCGGTGCCTGCATTTTCGCTCGGCGCGGCACCCTGGCATCGGGGCCTCGCCCGTGCAAGGTCCCGACAGGTTGCATCCGCCATTGCAGAGCGGCGTCCGATACCCTAGCTATCCACGGAAGCTAGCCACCGGCTGAGCCTCGGTTCGC
It encodes:
- a CDS encoding efflux RND transporter permease subunit, producing the protein MADDDFPRRSFWLSFGLDRLGLVALKAPYAVLALIVVLTGLALVGVTKLRVDDSLSELFRADTAEFRQYEDIDRRFPSSEYDVLIVVEGKGLLEPDGIRAFRDAVIELQLTDGVGGLVSMLSARTAPDENGYAAPVVPDELPADATGYAAVMAALKENDIVKDKFLSADGELALIVIALDRKAVSDLSARTVIGGIRETVERELSGTGLSARLTGAPVMQLEIRNAVERDRLIYNGLGFLAGIVVAYLFFRRISLTLIAVLGPAIAIFWTLGVLGHLDFRLNVFINVITPLILVTGFSDSMHLVFAIRRDILAGVDRVEAARNAVRDVAPACLLTAMNQALSLVVFAFATSALIRTFGLAVLMAVTITYVTVAVVVPVLAAILIRREPPAVVDPRIREEGGIGVLQRATSGIMNFVGSRPLAFVLAGLVAVAATGYAYVNLKPMYRLADQVPDREQALAATGSLDTKLTGANPVHVMIEWDKAESENTTIALYDPATLAVISRAHEVLEGQAGLGNVWSLESLRRWLRAAGDASVETVQKYVGLLPEHLVRRFIAADEQAVLVTARLPDIDASEILPVVDEIDRALDPVRAANPGYRISVTGLPAIAARNSALLIGELNVGLVGDIFLVFVFLAIALRSMMVGVAAVLPSLFPIFVTGTLLSVSGQGLQFASIVAIAVAFSLAIDSTIHFLNRFRLEEDRLGAGPGSEQEVLARTAHHIGPVVVLTTIVLALGLGVTMLSDLPSLRLFGQLAAVCLFASLFAQLVILPAAVSLYRRWFPLKRTA